Proteins from a genomic interval of Phlebotomus papatasi isolate M1 chromosome 3, Ppap_2.1, whole genome shotgun sequence:
- the LOC129807506 gene encoding otoferlin-like isoform X1: MSLTVKINQFHLPKPKSNLIGRVEFRGVGHTTNELSNTSEIVNVNQAFVWPLARSSSPEETIVVELRTQTTKILLKTGLSSSSGTSSNTRGAIGSSSKIIGRYVMLMQGVITEGKLRIEDHLVDPNNKAIQAIVNFEVSYISPDDEAGNFEPANLLSVMQQNSSSLDDDQQMLLDIEQNIANLEKSLSKGHDAGHTSKKRHLLRRVMSQGRSEKDFSGEKGAKQPQAQDKQRVTLKTVRNFMKLGKQRRTSRDSSTEDEGRSLISDTEGGLTSANEQSGHHHDAQDSESQHESIKSEESSEDEDEDELQSEIKSKRFKSLGKSNDHLKAQDFQVCVTIIEARQLPGLNMDPVVCIQIGDLKKYTSVKESTNCPYYNEYFVFDFHMAPIMLFDKIITLSVLQSRSVLRPNKLIGSFKLDIATVWNQKDHQFYHKWALLTDPEDFISGPKGYLKCDIGIIGKGDTVKVPQKSEKDPDDIEANLLLPDGVPIERQRAKFIVKIYRADGLPRMNSSIMANVKRAFTGESKDLVNPYVQVSFAGLSGKTSVKKNSYTPIWNEQLVFTEMFPPLCQRIKLQLRDADPVKPSIIGTHYIDLKQISNDGEKGFLPTFGPSFIHLYGSTRDYTLLDQHSTLNTGLGEGVSYRARLLIAIRTEITDNVEITPEKNVELEQTFPISETSYSKCEEFFLFSTIMEASMLDKKLSDKQVFFELSIGNSGNSLDGHNESTSTINNDEEEIEVVDSTSFSSNTNTCKPTSHDKTHYFLPYWDYKPCMDVRSVFPDLRRRMYNSNMIGKMSEKLDEALTETGTLIEEEDPTSEAPQVKLRACLEELAMSCSKYVTVTKNTLSGPGTGKTKLDKERVKLCLREIESLGNMARNLRALVTKSSMRDRYKTAQNYLQKLKFLIEDPQHSLPDIFIWMIANGKRIAYHRIDARDALFSEIDEECGVSCGKVQTVFLKLPGKQATGPAGWAVQAKLSVYIWLGLVKDKQFFFDGLPGGYELSQELRNAERPRALAPTTIHYVEKYVFQLRAHIYQARSLIGSDASGLSDPYATVFITEFSKTTQVIEETLSPTWDELLVFDEILVYGAKDEIRRDPPAIVIEIYDQDKVGKSEFIGRAIAKPRIKLREHNYVTPSLEWFEITRGLDNAGELLAAFELLEHGSTDVPRLTEPKLLGNNTKVDKALPNLCSILPVPRDVRPNLARFRIEVLFWGLRDLKRIHFMSVDKPRIDVECSGKILSSSIIQNAKKNPNFVNMLKFFDLELPVEETYAPPITIRCVDCRSFGRYTLVGTHQISSVHKYMHRPPLKEDYKKYSLGGQIVLSKPVPVAENSVNPSELIKGSPNDNLTIYGAACVAKAMKKQQMKKKQIQSEESIDMEDDNENSKDWWTKYFWSYEKLIEDTKGISGHRFPVDPQQQKEDEKRRLAIKGSKLVAKLSPKHQNKLQNEPNPNNSTALFHIYPNELETQIEFNYFKEWLHSFSLYRGKKTGDSAEDENRVVGFFKGAIKVYKLPMEKGIEPAFAPTLPTNDPIHVLVRVYVIKATDLHPMDLNGKADPYVVLQLGSKRISDKDNYVSKQLNPVFGKCFEVEATFPQDSMLTLQVLDWDLVGSDDLIGETKIDLENRFYSKHRAMCGIAFKYEDSGYNCWRDPMKPTQILQKLCKENKLEQPHYFQDRVIIGRYCMTFTEAEVLAWNGPNTCRNRDEHLALAVLHRWEEIPRVGCKIVPEHIESRSLYNPDKPGIEQGKLEMWVDMFPMDMPLPGPPVDISPRKPKSYELRIVIWNTDDVVLEDDAFFTGEKMSDIYVKGWLKGPQDIQSTDIHYRSLTGEGNFNWRFIFPFDYLAAEERIVLSRRESLFSWDETEVKIPARLELQVWDADHFSADDFLGAISLNLNRFPRGAKSSKLCTLEMLKTDNVPYINIFKQKRVRGWWPFYIKRENDEMELTGKVEAEVHLLTKEEAEKNPAGYGRNEPDPLDKPNRPDASFMWFLNPIKSIRYIVWHNYKWTIIKGLIIIAVAVMLLLFFYSVPGYTVKRLLGA; encoded by the exons atgtCACTAACAGTAAAGATTAATCAATTTCATCTACCGAAGCCAAAATCAAATCTCATAGGACGTGTGGAATTTCGAG GAGTGGGTCATACAACAAATGAACTAAGCAACACCTCTGAAATCGTTAATGTCAATCAG GCTTTTGTGTGGCCATTGGCTCGGTCTTCTTCGCCTGAGGAGACAATTGTGGTGGAACTACGAACGCAGACAACGAAAATCCTTCTCAAGACTGGCCTTTCATCCTCTTCTGGAACCTCATCTAATACACGTGGAGCCATAGGGAGTAGCAGTAAGATCATTGGACGCTATGTGATGCTCATGCAAg GTGTGATTACAGAAGGCAAGTTGCGTATAGAGGACCACCTTGTTGACCCGAACAACAAGGCTATACAA GCCATCGTGAACTTTGAAGTATCATATATCTCACCAGACGATGAAGCTGGAAATTTTGAACCTGCAAATCTCCTGAGTGTGATGCAGCAAAATTCATCTAGTCTCGATGATGATCAGCAAATGTTGCTCGATATCGAACAAAATATTGCCAATTTGGAGAAAAGCTTAAGTAAAGGACACGATGCAGGCCACACTTCGAAGAAGCGGCACTTGCTGCGGCGGGTCATGTCCCAAGGGAGATCAGAGAAAGACTTCTCGGGT GAGAAGGGTGCAAAGCAGCCTCAGGCACAGGACAAACAGCGTGTAACCTTAAAGACGGTGCGGAATTTTATGAAGTTAGGCAAACAGAGGCGTACATCGAGAGATAGCAGCACGGAAGATGAGGGAAG GTCTCTTATAAGTGATACTGAGGGTGGCCTTACATCTGCGAACGAGCAGAGTGGGCACCATCATGATGCTCAAGACAGTGAATCGCAGCATGAGAGCATAAAGTCTGAGGAATCTAGTGAAGATGAGGATGAAGATGAGCTGCAAAGTGAGATAAAAAGTAAACGTTTCAAGTCATTAGGCAAATCCAATGATCATCTCAAAGCGCAGGATTTTCAAGTGTGCGTCACAATCATCGAAGCCAGACAGCTTCCGGGATTAAATATGGATCCAGTGGTGTGCATACAGATTGGAGATCTCAAAAAGTACACTAGTGTGAAGGAGAGCACAAATTGCCCATATTACAATGAG taCTTCGTGTTTGACTTTCACATGGCACCAATTATGCTGTTTGATAAAATTATTACCCTATCT GTGTTACAAAGCCGAAGTGTCCTTCGTCCAAATAAATTGATCGGTTCATTTAAATTGGATATAGCTACTGTATGGAATCAGAAAG ATCACCAATTTTATCACAAATGGGCATTACTAACAGACCCAGAAGATTTTATCAGTGGACCTAAAGGTTATCTTAAATGTGATATTGGAATTATTGGGAAAGGAGACACTGTCAAAGTGCcacaaaaatctgaaaaagaTCCAGATGATATCGAAGC AAATTTACTACTTCCTGACGGTGTTCCAATTGAACGTCAACGGGCCAAATTTATAGTGAAAATCTATCGAGCTGATGGTCTGCCACGGATGAATTCATCAATAATGGCAAATGTAAAACGTGCATTTACGGGTGAGAGTAAGGATTTGGTTAATCCGTATGTTCAGGTGTCATTCGCCGGATTGAGC GGGAAAACATCTGTAAAGAAAAACTCCTACACACCTATTTGGAATGAGCAGCTTGTTTTCACCGAAATGTTTCCACCCCTCTGTCAGAGAATTAAG CTTCAACTTAGGGATGCTGACCCCGTCAAACCCTCAATAATTGGCACACATTACATTGACTTAAAGCAAATCTCAAACGATGGAGAAAAGGGATTTCTACCCACCTTTGGACCATCCTTCATTCATCTGTATGGGTCTACCAGAGATTATACTCTTCTGGACCAACACTCGACACTGAACACTGGCTTGGGAGAAGGTGTTAGTTATAGGGCTCGCCTCTTAATCGCCATCAGAACCGAGATAACAGATAATGTGGAGATTACTCCTGAGAAAAACG tTGAACTTGAACAAACTTTTCCAATTTCTGAGacatcatattcaaaatgtgaGGAGTTCTTCTTGTTCTCCACTATAATGGAAGCATCAATGTTGGATAAAAAGCTCAGTGATAAGCAAGTTTTCTTTGAATTAAGCATAGGCAACTCGGGTAATTCTCTAGATGGCCATAATGAAAGTACATCTACAATCAACAATGATGAAGAGGAAATAGAAGTAGTGGACTCGACGTCTTTTAGTAGCAACACAAACACCTGTAAACCTACATCACACGATAAAACCCATTACTTCCTGCCCTATTGGGATTATAAGCCATGCATGGATGTGCGAAGTGTTTTTCCTGACCTACGACGGAGAATGTACAACAGCAATATGATAGGAAAGATGTCGGAAAAACTGGATGAAGCTCTCACTGAAACAGGAACGCTGATTGAGGAAGAAGATCCCACTTCAGAG GCTCCACAGGTGAAACTGAGGGCGTGTCTCGAAGAATTAGCAATGAGTTGCTCAAAGTATGTCACTGTGACGAAGAATACACTGAGTGGTCCTGGTACAGGAAAGACGAAATTGGACAAGGAGCGTGTAAAGCTATGTCTGCGGGAAATTGAGTCACTGGGGAATATGGCACGAAATCTACGAGCTTTAGTGACTAAAAGCTCAATGAGGGATAGATATAAAACAGCACAAAATTACTTGCAGAAACTCAAATTTCTTATTGAAGAT CCTCAGCATTCCTTACCTGATATTTTTATCTGGATGATTGCTAATGGGAAGAGGATAGCCTATCATCGAATAGATGCCAGAGATGCTCTTTTCTCTGAAATTGACGAAGAATGTGGTGTCTCTTGTGGCAAAGTTCAAACGGTCTTCCTCAAACTTCCAGGAAAACAAGCCACTGGTCCAGCAGGATGGGCTGTTCAAGCTAAACTGTCAGTCTATATATGGCTGGGTTTAGTGAAGGACAAGCAATTCTTTTTCGATGGCCTTCCTGGTGGGTATGAATTGTCCCAGGAATTGAGAAACGCAGAACGTCCACGTGCTTTGGCGCCTACAACGATACACTATGTTGAGAAATATGTGTTCCAACTCAGAGCTCATATTTACCAAGCGAGATCTCTGATAGGGTCTGATGCATCCGGATTGAGTGATCCGTATGCAACAGTTTTTATCACAGAATTCTCCAAGACCACACAGGTGATTGAGGAGACACTCAGTCCTACATGGGATGAGTTGCTCGTGTTCGATGAGATCCTTGTATATGGTGCCAAAGATGAAATCCGTAGAGATCCCCCAGCAATAGTCATTGAAATTTACGATCAGGATAAAGTTGGAAAATCTGAGTTTATTGGACGTGCCATAGCAAAGCCACGAATTAAATTAAGAGAGCATAATTATGTTACTCCGTCCCTTGAGTGGTTCGAAATAACAAGAGGATTGGACAATGCAGGAGAACTATTAGCAGCTTTTGAACTTCTTGAACATGGTTCTACAGATGTTCCACGATTAACAGAACCAAAACTCCTTGGTAATAATACAAAAGTGGACAAAGCTTTACCCAATCTATGTTCAATTTTGCCTGTACCTCGCGATGTTAGACCCAATCTAGCACGCTTTCGTATAGAGGTTCTGTTTTGGGGTCTCAGGGATCTCAAGAGAATTCATTTTATGTCAGTGGATAAACCAAGAATTGATGTAGAATGTTCGGGTAAAATTCTTAGTTCAAGTATTattcaaaatgcaaaaaagaatccaaattttgtTAATATGCTCAAGTTCTTCGATTTGGAATTACCAGTTGAAGAAACCTATGCACCACCAATAACAATTCGTTGTGTCGATTGTAG ATCATTTGGTCGTTATACCCTTGTTGGAACTCATCAAATATCTTCTGTCCACAAATATATGCATCGTCCACCACTAAAAGAGgactacaaaaaatattccctTGGTGGGCAAATAGTTCTGTCTAAACCAGTACCAGTTGCTGAAAATTCAGTCAATCCCTCCGAACTGATAAAAGGTTCCCCTAATGATAATCTCACCATTTACGGTGCAGCATGTGTTGCAAAAGC AATGAAGAAACAGCAAATGAAGAAGAAGCAAATCCAATCAGAAGAGAGTATTGATATGGAAGACGATAATGAAAACAGTAAGGATTGGTGGACTAAATATTTTTGGtcatatgaaaaattaattgaagacACTAAAGGGATATCAGGGCATAGATTTCCCGTTGATCCACAACAGCAAAAGGAGGATGAAAAAAGGCGTCTAGCTATCAAAGGATCTAAACTCGTAGCCAAATTAAGCCCGAAACATCAGAATAAGTTGCAAAATGAACCAAATCCTAATAATTCAACCGCATTATTTCACATCTATCCTAATGAGCTTGAGACTCAAATTGagttcaactatttcaaagaatggCTTCACTCTTTCTCGCTATATCGAGGTAAAAAAACAGGAGATAGTGCCGAGGATGAGAACCGAGTTGTTGGTTTCTTCAAGGGTGCCATCAAGGTGTACAAGTTACCGATGGAAAAAGGTATCGAACCGGCATTTGCACCCACTTTACCAACAAACGATCCCATCCACGTTTTAGTGCGAGTTTATGTGATCAAAGCAACAGATCTTCATCCAATGGATCTCAATGGTAAGGCAGATCCATATGTAGTGCTTCAATTAGGCAGCAAGAGGATCAGTGATAAAGATAACTACGTCAGCAAACAGCTCAATCCTGTATTTGGCAAGTGCTTCGAAGTGGAAGCAACTTTTCCTCAAGATTCTATGCTTACATTGCAGGTTTTGGACTGGGACCTTGTGGGATCTGATGATCTCATAGGGGAAACAAAAATTGACTTGGAAAATCGTTTTTATAGCAAGCATAGGGCAATGTGTGGAATCGCATTTAAATATGAAGA TTCCGGATACAATTGCTGGCGAGATCCAATGAAGCCCACACAAATTCTTCAGAAACTCTGCAAGGAAAATAAACTTGAGCAGCCTCATTACTTTCAGGACCGTGTCATTATTGGTAGATACTGTATGACTTTTACAGAAGCAGAAGTTTTAGCTTGGAATGGACCAAATACTTGTCGGAATCGAGATGAACATCTTGCTCTAGCTGTTCTACATAGGTGGGAGGAAATTCCTCGTGTGGGATGTAAG ATTGTTCCAGAACATATAGAATCGAGATCTCTCTACAATCCAGATAAGCCTGGCATTGAACAGGGAAAATTGGAAATGTGGGTTGATATGTTTCCCATGGATATGCCCCTACCTGGTCCACCTGTTGACATTTCACCTCGAAAGCCTAAATCTTATGAACTACGAATTGTTATTTGGAATACGGATGATGTAGTTTTAGAAGATGATGCATTCTTTACTGGAGAAAAAATGTCAGATATCTACGTTAAAGG TTGGTTAAAAGGACCACAAGATATTCAGTCTACAGACATTCACTACCGCTCTCTAACCGGAGAAGGAAACTTCAACTGGCGTTTCATCTTTCCATTTGATTACTTGGCAGCCGAAGAAAGGATTGTACTCTCTCGCAGGGAGTCACTCTTCAGTTGGGATGAGACTGAAGTGAAAATTCCAGCTCGATTAGAGCTTCAAGTATGGGATGCTGATCATTTTTCAGCAGATGATTTCCTGGGAGCTATTTCGCTCAATCTCAATCGGTTTCCTCGTGGTGCCAAATCTTCCAAGCTCTGCACATTGGAAATGCTCAAAACAGATAATGTGCCGTATATAAATATCTTTAAGCAGAAACGCGTACGTGGTTGGTGGCCCTTCTACATAAAACGCGAAAATGACGAGATGGAGCTAACGGGGAAGGTGGAAGCAGAGGTACACTTGCTCACAAAGGAAGAGGCAGAAAAGAATCCCGCAGGCTATGGGCGCAACGAGCCAGATCCTCTTGACAAGCCAAA TCGTCCAGATGCATCTTTTATGTGGTTTCTCAATCCCATCAAGTCCATCCGTTACATTGTGTGGCATAACTATAAATGGACCATTATCAAAGGACTTATCATTATCGCTGTGGCCGTCATGTTACTGCTCTTCTTTTATTCAGTCCCGGGTTACACTGTTAAACGATTACTGGGCGCTTAA